Proteins found in one Cricetulus griseus strain 17A/GY chromosome X, alternate assembly CriGri-PICRH-1.0, whole genome shotgun sequence genomic segment:
- the Yipf6 gene encoding protein YIPF6 has protein sequence MAEAEESPGEQEAGMPRPLFSGLSDISISQDIPVEGEITIPMRARARELDHSTLNESVRHTIMRDLKAVGKKFMHVLYPRKSNALLRDWDLWGPLILCVTLALMLQKSSVDGEKDGGPQFAEVFVVVWFGAVTITLNSKLLGGNISFFQSLCVLGYCILPLTVAMLICRLVLLAGQGPINFMIRLFVVVVMFAWSVIASTAFLADSQPPNRKALAVYPVFLFYFVISWMILTFTP, from the exons ATGGCGGAAGCCGAGGAATCGCCTGGAGAACAGGAGGCAGGGATGCCGAGGCCTTTG TTTTCAGGCCTTTCTGATATATCAATTTCACAAGACATTCCAGTAGAAGGAGAGATTACCATTCCCATGAGAGCTCGTGCTCGAGAGCTTGACCACTCCACATTAAATGAATCTGTTCGCCATACCATC atgcGTGATCTAAAAGCTGTGGGGAAGAAATTTATGCATGTTTTATATCCAAGGAAAAGTAATGCATTGCTAAGAGATT gGGATTTGTGGGGCCCATTAATACTGTGTGTGACACTTGCATT AATGCTACAAAAGAGCTCTGTGGATGGAGAAAAAGATGGAGGACCACAATTTGCAGAAGTTTTTGTCGTCGTTTGGTTTGGAGCGGTTACTATTACACTCAATTCAAAACTTCTTGGCGGCAACAT TTCTTTCTTTCAGAGCCTGTGCGTCCTTGGATACTGTATCCTTCCTTTGACTGTCGCAATGCTGATTTGCCGCCTGGTGCTTTTGGCAGGGCAGGGACCAATAAACTTCATGATTCGGCTTTTTGTGGTAGTGGTGATGTTCGCTTGGTCTGTTATTG catCTACAGCCTTTCTTGCTGACAGCCAACCTCCAAACCGCAAGGCTCTTGCTGTGTATCCagtctttttattctattttgtgaTCAGTTGGATGATACTCACATTCACTCCATAG